The following proteins are co-located in the Candidatus Bathyarchaeum sp. genome:
- the dph5 gene encoding diphthine synthase: MKELVFVGLGLYDEKDISLRGLKELKEADTVFAETYTSLMPGLSIKKLEEMIGKQIVIVPRRVLEEEDGEQIFEATKKGKAAIIVQGDPMIATTHVDLLITAKKLGIKTTVVHNASAVSAVRGLSGLQNYKFGKSVTIPFPDRGIAPETPYNVIQENKKMGLHTMCYLDIKATEQRYLTVNDALKSLLELEKQKKEQVVTPKTLVVGIARAGSPEPTMNAGFIEEVVEFDFGAPPHTLIFPGKLHFMEAEALVELGDAPKQVLEVAQ; encoded by the coding sequence ATGAAGGAACTTGTGTTTGTCGGATTAGGACTTTACGACGAAAAAGACATCTCATTACGAGGACTGAAAGAACTTAAAGAGGCCGACACAGTTTTTGCTGAAACATACACTAGTTTGATGCCTGGACTGTCAATTAAGAAACTTGAAGAAATGATTGGAAAACAAATCGTTATTGTTCCACGAAGAGTCTTGGAAGAAGAAGACGGCGAACAAATTTTTGAAGCCACAAAAAAAGGCAAAGCAGCGATTATTGTTCAAGGAGACCCCATGATTGCAACCACCCATGTGGATTTGCTGATAACTGCAAAAAAGCTTGGAATAAAAACCACTGTAGTACATAACGCATCTGCTGTTTCTGCAGTTAGAGGATTGTCAGGATTACAAAATTACAAGTTTGGAAAATCAGTTACAATACCCTTCCCTGACCGAGGAATTGCACCCGAGACACCCTATAACGTTATTCAGGAAAACAAGAAAATGGGGCTGCACACCATGTGTTATTTGGACATAAAAGCGACAGAACAAAGATACTTGACAGTGAATGATGCTTTAAAGTCCCTTTTGGAGTTGGAGAAACAAAAAAAGGAGCAAGTTGTTACGCCAAAAACTTTAGTTGTGGGCATTGCACGTGCGGGTTCGCCTGAACCTACTATGAACGCAGGTTTTATTGAAGAAGTTGTGGAATTTGATTTCGGGGCGCCTCCTCATACGTTGATTTTTCCAGGGAAGCTTCATTTTATGGAGGCAGAAGCCCTTGTGGAGTTGGGGGATGCTCCTAAACAGGTTTTGGAGGTGGCTCAATGA
- a CDS encoding DUF357 domain-containing protein, which yields MKIDDLITKYIRGADRVIQEIKEIPDEVNLNSKEAKTVFDWAKRYLSDAKYYQEQGKLETSLTSVAYCEGLLDALRLLGAVEFKW from the coding sequence ATGAAAATTGATGATTTGATTACAAAGTATATTCGGGGCGCGGACCGCGTTATCCAAGAGATTAAAGAAATTCCAGATGAGGTGAACCTTAACAGCAAAGAGGCAAAAACAGTGTTTGATTGGGCGAAACGTTATTTGTCAGACGCTAAATACTACCAAGAGCAAGGCAAACTGGAAACCAGTCTTACTTCCGTTGCTTACTGTGAGGGGCTGTTGGATGCCTTGCGGTTGTTAGGAGCTGTCGAGTTCAAATGGTAA
- a CDS encoding FAD synthase, which yields MVTKTKKTVLASGTFDLLHLGHVRFLEEAKKAGGKNAKLVVVVARDSTVEAQKGKIPVMPADQRRALVESLKVVDEAILGQEGVSIEKTIERIRPDIIAVGHDQYGTEKQVLKAINEKGLKIQVAKIGKFGKQELDSSSKIVRKIIESVKK from the coding sequence ATGGTAACCAAAACAAAAAAAACTGTTCTAGCATCCGGAACCTTTGATTTATTGCACTTAGGTCATGTGCGGTTCTTAGAAGAGGCAAAAAAAGCGGGTGGCAAAAACGCGAAACTAGTTGTTGTAGTTGCCAGGGACAGCACCGTTGAAGCCCAAAAAGGGAAAATCCCCGTAATGCCGGCAGACCAACGCCGTGCTCTTGTTGAGTCCCTCAAAGTAGTGGATGAAGCAATACTAGGTCAAGAAGGGGTTAGCATCGAAAAAACAATCGAACGAATCAGACCCGACATAATCGCTGTTGGTCACGACCAATACGGCACAGAAAAACAAGTTTTGAAAGCCATAAATGAAAAAGGCCTCAAAATTCAAGTTGCCAAGATTGGAAAATTCGGTAAGCAGGAACTGGACAGTTCTTCAAAGATTGTAAGAAAAATCATTGAATCAGTAAAAAAGTAA
- a CDS encoding DUF120 domain-containing protein — protein MDHLKLDLSSWKFFFTLYKLADLGASSRTVKVSTEYLAEKIGASQQTASRHLINLEKMGWITRTVTVDGCLTKLTPQGITELKKLYSELRLIFESEYPPSITMEGVLFSGLGEGAYYVTKDGYRNQFVEKLGFDPYPGTLNVKITTDYDLKALSELEAYPAIELEGFKTESRTFGPVKCYPAIINNKVKGAVIYAMRSHYGASVLEIVAPTCLRRQLDLKDGNKVKIEILINP, from the coding sequence ATGGACCACCTAAAACTGGACTTGAGTTCTTGGAAATTTTTTTTTACCTTGTACAAACTAGCAGATTTAGGGGCATCCAGCAGAACAGTTAAGGTTTCCACAGAATATCTTGCAGAAAAAATTGGAGCTTCCCAGCAGACGGCTTCGAGGCATCTTATTAACTTGGAAAAAATGGGATGGATAACAAGAACCGTAACAGTGGATGGTTGTTTAACTAAGCTTACTCCCCAAGGAATCACAGAACTAAAAAAACTGTATTCTGAACTGCGCCTAATTTTCGAATCTGAATACCCTCCATCAATAACTATGGAGGGCGTTTTGTTCAGTGGACTTGGTGAGGGTGCATATTATGTGACTAAGGATGGTTACCGTAACCAGTTCGTGGAAAAGCTTGGGTTTGATCCCTATCCAGGAACCCTTAACGTGAAAATAACAACAGATTACGACCTCAAAGCCTTGTCCGAGCTGGAAGCCTATCCTGCCATCGAACTAGAAGGCTTCAAAACCGAGTCCCGAACATTTGGTCCAGTAAAATGTTATCCGGCAATAATTAACAACAAAGTCAAAGGGGCAGTAATTTACGCCATGAGAAGCCATTATGGGGCTTCTGTTTTAGAAATTGTTGCCCCCACCTGTTTGAGGCGCCAGCTGGACCTCAAAGACGGGAACAAAGTAAAAATTGAGATTTTAATCAATCCGTAA
- a CDS encoding DUF1385 domain-containing protein yields the protein MSSTDKNNKEPSLAFGGQAVMEGIMMRSKNNVVICVRQPNDEIITQKQKLSSVTQKYSFLKLPFIRGVVALIETMYTGIKGIYFSANAAFGDEEEEVNLSTKEIAVIVIVALCLSVLLFSVTPFFLTSLLGLGSGFVFSLAEGIVRLSFLLGYLFFVSQIKDFKRILQYHGAEHTAINAYEAGVEMNVENVRNYSRFHSRCGTSFLLIVTVISILFFSLVSSPDYLTRLSLRVLLVPVISSVSYEVLRISDKFKDSAIVKAIVAPGLLLQRFTTSQPDDKMLEVAIKAVKEVETMIQASECS from the coding sequence ATGAGCTCAACCGACAAAAACAACAAAGAACCGTCCCTCGCTTTTGGTGGACAAGCCGTAATGGAAGGCATTATGATGCGCTCCAAAAACAACGTAGTCATATGTGTGCGGCAACCCAATGACGAAATCATAACCCAAAAGCAAAAACTTAGCTCGGTTACTCAAAAATACAGTTTTTTGAAGCTTCCTTTCATACGAGGAGTAGTAGCTCTAATTGAAACCATGTATACCGGAATCAAAGGAATCTACTTTTCCGCCAACGCTGCCTTTGGCGACGAGGAAGAAGAAGTCAACCTAAGCACTAAAGAAATCGCAGTAATTGTCATTGTAGCCCTTTGCTTGTCAGTTTTATTGTTTAGTGTTACGCCATTTTTCTTGACTTCGTTATTGGGTCTTGGAAGCGGGTTCGTTTTCAGTCTGGCCGAAGGAATAGTGCGCCTTAGTTTCTTGTTGGGGTATTTGTTTTTTGTTTCTCAGATAAAAGACTTCAAACGAATACTGCAGTACCACGGAGCAGAACACACTGCAATCAATGCTTACGAAGCAGGAGTAGAAATGAATGTTGAAAACGTCCGAAATTATTCCCGTTTTCATTCAAGATGCGGAACTTCGTTTCTTCTTATCGTTACAGTAATCAGCATTTTGTTCTTCTCCTTAGTTTCAAGCCCAGATTATCTAACACGCCTTTCTCTTAGAGTTCTTCTTGTTCCCGTTATCAGCTCCGTATCCTACGAAGTATTGAGAATCAGCGACAAATTCAAAGACTCTGCAATCGTTAAAGCCATAGTGGCTCCGGGTTTACTTCTTCAACGCTTTACTACCAGTCAGCCTGACGACAAAATGCTTGAAGTCGCCATCAAGGCAGTAAAAGAAGTGGAAACAATGATTCAGGCCTCTGAATGTTCTTAG
- a CDS encoding DUF2153 domain-containing protein yields the protein MEGRWVNDCQRILKEIKDSAKADGQDRLDMVRTIRFTILALQRSVTGWMQWADNPDIMAQFSLDELKEINQNLANLVCDFVDYDAKITGSQEKKIEKKIRKDTIKKPQRKDMFYVK from the coding sequence ATGGAGGGCAGGTGGGTTAACGATTGTCAGCGGATCTTGAAAGAAATTAAAGATTCTGCCAAGGCAGATGGACAGGACCGTCTGGATATGGTTCGAACAATCAGGTTCACGATTCTTGCGTTGCAGCGAAGTGTAACCGGATGGATGCAATGGGCAGACAATCCCGACATTATGGCACAGTTTTCACTTGATGAACTCAAAGAAATCAACCAAAACCTCGCCAACCTAGTTTGTGACTTTGTGGACTACGACGCAAAAATCACCGGCAGCCAAGAAAAGAAAATCGAAAAAAAGATACGAAAAGACACCATCAAAAAGCCACAAAGAAAAGACATGTTCTACGTCAAATAG
- a CDS encoding PQQ-binding-like beta-propeller repeat protein, which translates to MNKKGVFLIIFVILTVSSLQVAFSESTQTGDWPMFHQNPAHTGESVSTAPRTNQTLWKFNTGGPVDSPVVSEDVVYFGSLDDNVYALDALTGERLWYFTTGGNVLSPVAVAQGLVFVGSEDFFVYALNVSDGTCVWSYKTGYFVDSAIAYFEGLVYVASEDANVYALNASNGELVWRYTTGSIIMLSSPVVSSGMVYVGSLDNKVYALNATTGEHIWSFTTADFVVSTPTVADNVVYVGSDDKNLYALDALTGTLLWNYTTGGAIFSGPVAIDGAVFVGSTDGNVYSLECSSGEMLWSYQTDGPVGSSPAVVDGLLYVGSDDYNVYALDSITGDYVWSYKTAEKVISMPAVSGGLVYVGGWDGRLYALDANSGVLVWQYVTGGIVDSSPSVVDERVYVGSYTGRVYCLSAEIGAVPFDEFSSEEIWNYQTNDMIMLSGPAVVDGVVYVGSYDYNVYALDAINGEKIWNFTTGFAVVSSPVVVDGVVYIASEDYKVYALNAQTGEHIWNFTTGNFIHMSSTAVADGLVYVGSNDHKIYCLNASNGNVGWQFTTDDFVISSPTVSDGIVYVGSYDGTVYALDAYSGDIVWTYVTGGPVGSSPAVTDDIVYVGSNDDKIYAIFAQTGDLVWSYQTGGDVVSSPAVADGTVFVGSHDRSLYALNSHTGELVWKYQTLEKIVSSPAVTNGVVFFGSYDHIVYAVGEGSPVEIPQTTFEFPYFETSVVFLVAAIILVIAKYYRTKNQQNIGSI; encoded by the coding sequence ATGAACAAAAAAGGCGTATTTCTTATTATATTTGTGATTTTGACAGTTTCAAGCCTTCAAGTTGCCTTTTCTGAATCTACGCAAACGGGTGATTGGCCTATGTTTCACCAAAACCCTGCCCATACGGGTGAATCCGTTTCAACCGCTCCAAGAACAAATCAGACTTTATGGAAGTTTAACACTGGGGGGCCTGTGGATTCTCCAGTTGTTTCTGAAGACGTGGTTTATTTTGGCTCCTTAGACGACAACGTTTACGCTTTGGATGCTTTGACTGGAGAGCGACTTTGGTATTTTACTACTGGAGGTAATGTTTTATCTCCTGTTGCTGTTGCCCAGGGGCTAGTTTTTGTTGGGTCTGAAGACTTTTTTGTTTATGCTTTGAACGTTTCTGATGGCACTTGTGTTTGGAGCTACAAAACAGGATATTTTGTTGACTCCGCAATTGCTTACTTTGAGGGTTTGGTTTACGTGGCTTCAGAAGACGCCAACGTTTATGCTTTGAACGCTTCCAATGGCGAGCTCGTGTGGCGTTACACAACAGGCAGTATTATCATGTTATCTTCTCCAGTTGTTTCTTCGGGCATGGTGTATGTGGGCTCTTTGGACAACAAAGTTTACGCTTTAAACGCCACCACTGGAGAACACATATGGAGTTTCACAACAGCGGATTTTGTTGTTTCTACCCCAACAGTCGCAGACAACGTGGTTTATGTTGGCTCAGACGACAAAAACCTATACGCTTTGGATGCCTTAACCGGCACCCTGTTATGGAACTACACCACTGGAGGAGCAATTTTTTCTGGACCTGTAGCCATTGATGGAGCCGTTTTTGTAGGTTCAACTGACGGAAATGTTTACTCTCTTGAATGTTCGAGTGGGGAAATGCTTTGGAGCTATCAAACTGACGGTCCTGTGGGGTCTTCTCCAGCGGTGGTTGATGGTTTGCTCTATGTTGGTTCCGACGATTACAACGTTTATGCTTTGGATTCTATCACAGGAGATTATGTTTGGAGTTACAAAACTGCAGAAAAAGTGATTTCTATGCCTGCAGTTTCTGGTGGACTAGTTTATGTTGGGGGTTGGGATGGACGATTGTATGCTTTGGATGCCAATTCTGGAGTGTTAGTTTGGCAGTATGTAACGGGGGGTATTGTGGATTCTTCCCCTTCGGTTGTTGATGAAAGGGTATATGTTGGTTCTTACACGGGCAGGGTTTATTGTTTGAGTGCAGAAATTGGGGCCGTTCCTTTTGACGAATTTTCCAGTGAAGAAATCTGGAACTACCAAACCAATGACATGATTATGCTGTCTGGTCCCGCTGTAGTTGATGGCGTGGTTTATGTTGGTTCGTATGACTACAACGTTTACGCCTTGGATGCCATTAATGGTGAAAAAATTTGGAACTTCACAACTGGGTTTGCAGTGGTTTCTTCTCCTGTTGTTGTTGACGGAGTGGTGTATATAGCCTCAGAAGATTACAAAGTATATGCTTTAAACGCCCAAACAGGGGAACACATCTGGAATTTTACCACAGGCAACTTCATTCACATGTCCTCAACAGCAGTAGCAGACGGATTAGTTTATGTGGGCTCTAACGACCACAAAATTTACTGTCTAAACGCTTCAAACGGCAATGTTGGTTGGCAGTTCACTACTGACGATTTTGTAATTTCTTCACCTACAGTTTCTGATGGCATCGTTTACGTAGGTTCGTACGATGGCACAGTTTATGCCCTTGATGCGTATTCGGGTGATATCGTTTGGACCTATGTTACGGGGGGTCCGGTGGGGTCATCTCCTGCAGTTACCGACGATATTGTTTATGTGGGCTCAAACGACGATAAAATCTACGCAATATTTGCTCAAACAGGTGACTTAGTTTGGAGTTACCAAACTGGGGGTGATGTAGTTTCATCTCCTGCCGTAGCTGATGGCACAGTTTTTGTGGGTTCCCACGACCGTAGCCTTTACGCCTTGAATTCTCACACGGGTGAATTGGTCTGGAAATACCAAACTTTAGAAAAAATAGTTTCTTCCCCTGCAGTAACCAATGGCGTTGTCTTTTTTGGTTCCTACGACCATATCGTATACGCAGTAGGTGAAGGTTCTCCAGTTGAAATTCCACAAACTACCTTTGAATTTCCATATTTTGAAACTAGCGTAGTTTTTTTGGTAGCAGCGATTATCCTAGTAATCGCTAAATATTATAGAACAAAAAATCAACAAAATATTGGTTCTATTTGA
- a CDS encoding isocitrate/isopropylmalate dehydrogenase family protein — MSKKYNIVVLLGDGISKEVIPEAVKALEATKDVVKDLDFDFSEYECGFEYFQQTGKAWPDTAYPACKESDAILFGAVGMPGVAGFEHIVYVHRILRQKLDLYANVRPSKVRPNIPCPLSGKKAGDIDLVIVREGTEDLYSPIRGTLERSEQTEVGIDVKIVTRKGAERIIRYAFEMCKAKTKGAPLDGKKRVTCVDKSTVLKSCALFREVFDEIGKEYPDIEKDPALIDAWAQWIIRRPEYYDVIVTTNMFGDVISDLTSTFQGGLGIAPSAEVGDRYGMFRPIHGSAPKYYGKNVANPMATILSAKMMLDWLAQQHNDPKAKQAADLIDKAVDEVITEAKILTYDLGGKAKTSEVGDEIAKKIRSYQ; from the coding sequence ATGTCCAAAAAATATAACATTGTTGTTTTACTTGGCGACGGTATCAGCAAAGAAGTAATTCCCGAAGCCGTCAAAGCCCTTGAAGCTACAAAAGACGTAGTCAAAGACCTAGATTTTGATTTTAGCGAATACGAATGTGGATTTGAATATTTTCAACAAACAGGCAAAGCCTGGCCCGACACTGCATACCCTGCTTGTAAAGAATCCGACGCCATCCTTTTCGGCGCAGTAGGAATGCCTGGAGTCGCAGGATTTGAACACATAGTTTATGTTCACAGAATTTTACGCCAAAAACTAGACCTATACGCAAACGTGAGACCAAGCAAAGTAAGACCCAATATCCCCTGCCCCTTAAGCGGCAAAAAAGCCGGAGACATCGACCTAGTAATCGTACGAGAAGGCACCGAAGACCTTTACTCTCCGATTCGAGGTACGCTTGAACGCTCCGAACAAACCGAAGTAGGAATCGACGTCAAAATAGTCACACGCAAAGGCGCAGAACGCATAATCCGATACGCCTTTGAAATGTGCAAAGCCAAAACCAAAGGCGCACCCCTTGACGGAAAGAAACGCGTAACCTGTGTCGACAAAAGCACCGTTCTGAAAAGCTGTGCATTATTCCGTGAAGTATTTGATGAAATCGGCAAAGAATACCCCGACATCGAAAAAGACCCTGCTCTAATCGACGCGTGGGCTCAGTGGATCATCCGACGCCCCGAATATTACGACGTAATTGTTACAACAAACATGTTTGGCGATGTAATTTCAGATTTGACCTCAACCTTCCAAGGCGGACTAGGAATCGCCCCAAGCGCCGAAGTCGGCGACCGATATGGAATGTTCCGACCCATCCATGGAAGCGCACCAAAATATTACGGCAAAAACGTCGCAAACCCAATGGCAACAATTCTATCCGCAAAAATGATGCTTGACTGGCTTGCCCAACAACACAACGACCCCAAAGCCAAACAAGCTGCAGACCTGATTGACAAAGCAGTCGACGAAGTAATCACAGAAGCAAAAATCCTCACCTACGACCTTGGCGGCAAAGCCAAAACCAGCGAAGTCGGCGACGAAATCGCCAAAAAAATCCGAAGCTACCAGTAG
- a CDS encoding class I SAM-dependent methyltransferase — MDFFDLMGISHRYMEILNPSTSEKILKLGKLLKLKQGSRVIDFGCGCAASLILWAEEFGITGVGVDISQDFCDRAKKKLAERGLSDKIKIVCAKGADYVFEERAFDAATCIGATFIWGGYKQTIQAMKRAVHQNGRLGIGETHWLTNQVYPEYAQKQTSTHTELELAQITRDEGFELEYIIRSSPDDWERYNSDCWHALIRWLKENPHHSDHQQVFKHFRASQDDYLQFQHQYIGWAMYCLTSIKSHSLQ; from the coding sequence ATGGATTTCTTTGACCTTATGGGTATTTCACATCGCTATATGGAGATACTAAATCCTTCAACATCTGAAAAAATCCTCAAACTTGGCAAACTACTTAAATTGAAACAAGGAAGCCGGGTCATCGACTTTGGTTGTGGTTGTGCTGCGTCCCTTATCCTTTGGGCTGAAGAATTCGGGATTACTGGTGTTGGCGTTGATATATCCCAGGATTTTTGTGACCGTGCTAAGAAAAAGCTGGCTGAGAGAGGGTTATCGGACAAAATCAAAATCGTTTGTGCTAAGGGGGCTGACTACGTATTTGAAGAAAGAGCCTTCGATGCTGCAACATGTATCGGGGCGACGTTTATTTGGGGTGGCTATAAGCAGACAATCCAGGCAATGAAGCGGGCTGTTCATCAGAATGGACGCCTTGGTATCGGTGAAACCCACTGGCTTACTAATCAGGTGTATCCAGAATATGCCCAAAAACAGACAAGCACCCACACAGAACTGGAACTGGCTCAAATTACCCGGGACGAAGGCTTTGAACTTGAATACATCATCCGCTCCAGCCCCGACGACTGGGAAAGGTACAATTCAGATTGCTGGCATGCCCTAATACGCTGGCTTAAAGAAAACCCCCACCACTCAGACCACCAACAAGTATTCAAGCATTTTCGGGCTTCCCAAGACGATTATTTACAGTTCCAACACCAATACATAGGATGGGCAATGTACTGCCTCACTTCCATAAAATCTCATTCATTACAATAG
- a CDS encoding HD domain-containing protein — translation MNYEKVFELAEPYLKKNDFGMPHTRRVFEIAQKNFDIPKDIEELVYCSIIMHDIGGSTIEKQYKNGPEIASTILTNLGYPQDFVDQVCEFVRSHHDHPSSPPLAFKILYDSDKLVMFSPEEYPHYMSHPKFDWNQIIDLIYHSHAKELAKQLLQKRRTE, via the coding sequence ATGAACTACGAAAAAGTTTTCGAGTTAGCAGAACCTTACCTTAAGAAAAACGATTTTGGTATGCCCCATACGAGACGAGTTTTTGAAATTGCACAAAAGAACTTTGACATTCCCAAAGACATCGAAGAACTAGTTTATTGTTCCATAATCATGCATGACATCGGCGGAAGCACCATAGAAAAACAATACAAGAACGGACCAGAAATCGCCTCAACAATATTAACTAACCTAGGTTACCCCCAAGATTTTGTTGACCAAGTTTGTGAATTTGTCCGCAGTCATCACGACCACCCAAGTTCTCCTCCTTTGGCTTTCAAGATTTTATACGACTCAGACAAACTTGTCATGTTCTCTCCCGAAGAGTATCCTCATTATATGTCACATCCAAAGTTTGACTGGAACCAAATCATTGATTTGATTTATCATTCTCACGCCAAAGAGCTCGCTAAACAGCTTTTGCAAAAACGCAGAACTGAATAA
- a CDS encoding QueT transporter family protein has translation MKTTEITLTIVFTSLYAVLLIVLAPISFGPIQLRVADCLIPLAALFGWPAITGVTMGCLIGNAYFWLGPQDVIFGTLANLIAAIIVFMLRKRQLLASTAGALPIGVIVGGYLSLFFGFEADIFGLQLSPLVGMIVSVTLSTIIAMSVLGYALLKALSSSSVVQSLKSYGVKVYTNE, from the coding sequence ATGAAAACCACAGAAATTACTTTAACAATTGTCTTCACCAGTTTGTATGCCGTTTTGCTCATAGTTTTGGCTCCGATTTCTTTTGGACCCATACAATTACGAGTTGCAGACTGTTTAATTCCTTTAGCCGCCTTGTTTGGTTGGCCTGCAATCACTGGAGTAACTATGGGTTGTTTAATCGGAAACGCATACTTTTGGCTAGGTCCCCAAGACGTAATCTTTGGAACCCTCGCAAACCTCATTGCCGCAATAATAGTGTTCATGCTCAGAAAACGCCAGTTACTTGCATCTACTGCAGGTGCCTTACCCATCGGAGTAATCGTTGGCGGTTATCTTTCGCTCTTTTTTGGATTTGAGGCCGACATTTTTGGATTACAACTTTCCCCACTCGTTGGAATGATTGTCAGTGTTACCCTCAGCACCATCATTGCTATGTCTGTATTGGGTTATGCCTTACTCAAAGCCTTGAGTAGTTCCAGCGTAGTTCAATCATTGAAGTCCTATGGAGTAAAAGTTTACACCAACGAATAA
- the queC gene encoding 7-cyano-7-deazaguanine synthase QueC, translating into MNEKCVVVLSGGPDSVTTVYWAKNQGYDVSAITCKYGQIASKEVEHAKLVAEKLGIPLKVIDLSSLRKIYMGVTSVCDENIIMTGDFSQPIIVPFRNAIFLSVAVAYASAIGATKIFYGAHGSDEPFYPDCRPQFYKSFEETARMGTDEDITVDAPFGGGPKSEIIKKGSELGVPFELTWSCYFGREKHCGTCESCMNRKRAFEEAQIPDPTEYEQ; encoded by the coding sequence ATGAACGAAAAATGTGTAGTAGTGTTAAGTGGCGGACCCGATTCTGTAACCACAGTTTATTGGGCAAAAAACCAAGGATATGATGTTTCTGCAATAACTTGCAAGTATGGACAAATTGCTTCAAAAGAAGTAGAACACGCCAAACTTGTTGCAGAAAAACTGGGAATTCCTTTGAAAGTAATTGACTTATCTTCGTTGCGAAAAATTTACATGGGAGTAACTTCGGTTTGTGACGAAAACATAATCATGACCGGAGACTTCAGCCAACCCATAATTGTTCCCTTCAGAAATGCCATATTTTTGTCCGTTGCAGTTGCTTATGCATCTGCAATTGGTGCAACAAAAATTTTCTATGGCGCCCACGGGTCAGATGAACCCTTTTATCCTGATTGCAGACCTCAGTTTTACAAATCTTTTGAAGAAACAGCAAGAATGGGAACCGACGAAGACATAACTGTAGATGCTCCCTTTGGTGGCGGTCCAAAATCGGAAATAATCAAGAAAGGCTCAGAACTTGGAGTGCCTTTTGAGCTAACGTGGTCGTGCTATTTTGGCAGGGAAAAACACTGTGGAACCTGCGAGTCGTGCATGAACCGTAAACGGGCCTTTGAAGAAGCCCAGATTCCCGACCCAACAGAATATGAACAATAG
- a CDS encoding QueT transporter family protein produces MNAKDLALTIIFAALYAALVVAFTPIAFGVAQFRIAGALRPAIAKKWILSLGYGLGVLVGNFFSPFAGPWDLLFMPLMSVIAGLAGFLVAKRFKQNYFVSGTVTAVIIAFSLSFMFEQLAISPFLVALPMLLVTDLAACIIGAVVFMLIDKRFKWWNS; encoded by the coding sequence GTGAACGCGAAAGATTTAGCATTAACCATAATATTCGCCGCCTTATACGCGGCGTTAGTTGTAGCTTTTACACCAATTGCTTTTGGAGTAGCTCAATTCCGAATAGCAGGCGCACTACGACCAGCAATAGCAAAAAAATGGATTCTATCCCTTGGTTATGGGCTTGGCGTATTGGTTGGCAACTTCTTTAGCCCCTTTGCAGGTCCTTGGGACCTGCTGTTTATGCCATTAATGAGCGTAATAGCCGGTCTTGCAGGTTTTTTAGTCGCTAAACGATTTAAACAAAACTATTTTGTTTCAGGAACAGTAACCGCAGTTATCATAGCATTTAGCCTTAGTTTCATGTTTGAACAGCTTGCAATTTCACCCTTTTTAGTCGCATTGCCCATGTTACTAGTTACCGATTTGGCAGCCTGCATAATCGGAGCTGTAGTGTTCATGTTAATTGATAAACGATTTAAATGGTGGAATTCATGA
- a CDS encoding winged helix-turn-helix transcriptional regulator, with protein sequence MKCPKLVSLFLICIIVFSLIVLVYSKNNTEQDWSMFSYQSILQEIPRNGLAVLNQTTRVQIYNFITDNPGVNFRGICSALALPIGVVQYHLTVLDKGNLISDCRDGRNKRFFKSRKFSDTEMKIISALRHETVEKILTILHDEESEAHGKLAQRLNISSQALTWHMKQLQQDGLVTGLAEGLTIKYSLAEEQVDTIKECIELVSN encoded by the coding sequence TTGAAGTGCCCTAAACTAGTTTCCTTGTTCCTGATTTGCATCATAGTTTTCTCATTAATCGTTTTAGTTTACTCAAAAAATAACACAGAACAAGACTGGTCCATGTTTAGTTACCAATCCATCTTGCAAGAAATCCCACGAAATGGTTTAGCAGTTTTAAATCAAACAACACGTGTGCAAATCTACAATTTTATAACCGACAACCCTGGAGTAAACTTCCGTGGAATCTGCAGTGCCCTTGCCTTACCCATAGGAGTAGTACAGTATCATCTCACAGTTTTAGACAAAGGGAACTTGATTTCTGATTGTAGGGATGGTCGAAACAAACGGTTCTTCAAATCCAGAAAGTTTTCCGATACAGAAATGAAAATTATTTCTGCCCTGAGGCATGAAACCGTAGAAAAAATATTGACCATACTCCATGACGAAGAGTCGGAAGCCCATGGAAAATTGGCTCAACGTTTGAATATTTCCTCTCAAGCTCTAACATGGCACATGAAACAGTTACAACAAGATGGGCTTGTTACGGGTTTAGCAGAGGGACTGACAATTAAATATTCTCTAGCAGAGGAACAAGTTGACACAATCAAAGAATGCATTGAATTAGTCTCAAATTAA